A region of the Muricauda sp. MAR_2010_75 genome:
ACCGCAACCAAAGGTCTTGTGTCCATGGATAATGGTTACCGTAAATGTTCTATTGATGCGATCTAAGCTGGCCAAGTCACGGAGTGCTGCTTCCAATTCAGTTCGTGTAGTGGCATTGTCATTTGTTTCGTTTACCGCATTTTTTAATCGAGTCAGGGCGTTTCTGTGCCCTCGCACAATGGCATCAATCTGTCCAGAAAGATTGTCGCTGCAAAGAATACGGTCGTAATCGCTTAAATAGGAATTGATGGTACTTCTTCCCGTGGCCAAGCCAGCGGCCACTGCATCATCAATGGCGTCTTGGGCTTGATCGATGATTCCGGGCAATGCGGCCCTCAACCCTCTTAGACTGAGTTCCAATTCATACTGATCTTCAGCATCTTGAAGGTCTTGGATTGCTTGTTCCGTAGTTGCAATGGCCGCATCGATTTGTTCGGTTACCGTTTCAGAAATGCCATCGGTAAAATTATCCGGGATTGTGGCGATACACTTGGTTTCACTTTCAGTAAAAACTGCGGATGCTCCCCAAACATCATCACCCGAAACCACCTGACCTTCCATGGTAAAGGCCTCTGGTGTAGCCCGAACTGAACCTTCCATGCCTTGATTACCTGTTGGCATTTGAATTTCAAAGGAGCCCGACATTCCTATGTCAAAATTCCCGGTTTGCTCCACAAAGCCATAAGCGTTGAGGTCTCCATCAGGCATTAAGGGTATAAAATTGGGCCACCATGACAAGTCCGGGTCCACCAAACCATTGATAAAGGCCTTGGCAATTACCCCATCGTTGGTGGAAGCTTCTGCCACCACGGCTGCACTTCCCGACCCAATGGGAAAACCGAAGGAAATAAAGGAGGTTATTTCTAGGGATAAATCCAGCTGCCCGTTGATACCAGAGCGATAGTTCACCCCAAAATCGGATTCCATGGGCTCATCAAAGTTCAAGTCTGCACTAAAACCTCTATTTTGGTAATACATACCCGTAGCTTCCAATACTTTAAAAAAGGAAACGGTTCCGCCAGTCACTTGATTCGCTTGAAATGAAACCACATTGCCATCTACCGGGTTGGTGGGCAAATACATGAAATTGGAACCGAACGATCCACCGAAACTAACACTGGACAGTTTGTTGTGGCTTGAATCCCCATCGCTTCCACCATTGTTATTGTCACCTTCGTCTCCACCTCCGAGTGCATCACCTCCCAGTGAAAAGAAGAACATGGGATCGGTATAATCTGCAATAAAGGTGATGTGTCCGCCCACAGGAGCCTCAATGGAAAGGGGTTTGTGTGCATCTGGATCATCATTGACGCCGAGTTTCAACTCCAAGCCGGCAGAAATGGCAAAGACAAAATAAGAGCGCTCATCTACCAGTTGTATTTCAAAATCCCGATTCTCATTCAAAAATTTGCCAGTAAAAAAACCAATATCGGCTTGGACGGGGGTTTCAAATTCAAAGTAGTTGGAGGGTGCGGGGATTTCCGTAGTGCCGCTCATGCTTTTTAATGTGCCATCATCATTAAATTGCACGTCCAAATCTGCTTCAGCAAAAACAATGGGTTCACCAGAATCGGTATTCATGGTCAATGAACCCTCGACCAGATAGCCGTTCTCCGTTTCGGTGACGTCGCCTTCCGGTTCAAGGTCATCTTCGGTTATTCCAGCAGGGTCAGTTGGATTTTCAATATCGCATTGATTGGGACATTGTTCAGGATTGCCGCATGGGTTTTCTTTACATGGGTCGGTTCCGATAGGCTCAATATTATCTCCTTTACTACAGGAAATAGCCAATACCAGCATTAGTAGTACGGCAATTCCATGGAATGGTTTACACATTGTTTTCATGATTTATAGTTTTGTGGTTAAACTTGATTGTTGTTTTGTGTGACCCGCCCGGTAACGGTCTGCAGCCCTTAGCCGAGCAAGACCACAAAACATTCGTCAAATTCATTACACAACAAACCTAAATCACTGATTACGAGCAATGAAATATTGGAGGTGGACAACAGGTGGACATCCTTAAATTAATTAAGGGACAATCGGCGGACACCTCCATGAGGGCCTATTTTTAAAGGGATAACACCAAATCTTGCAAAGAATCTTCGGTAGTAATATCCAATTTTTTTCGAAGTCGATACCGTGCTTTTTTGATGCCCTCGGGAGAAATATTGAGAATGTTCGCAATTTCTTTGGAGGATAAATTCATCTTTAAAAGTGATAAAAGGCGAAGTTCGTTGGAGGTTACCTGGGGATATTTCGCCTTTACATTACTGTTGAAATCTTTATGGACCTCTTCAAAATACCGTGAAAAATTCTCCCAATTATTATCGTCCTGTAAATCAAAATTAATGGTGCGAATCAATTGTTGGTATCCCTTTTTTGATTCTTCTTTTTGTTTGAGTTCCTCTGCCTTTTGTTTGAGACCTTCCAAAACTTCGTTCTTTTTGGCCAGATGCAGTGCATGGGTGGTCAACTCCTTCTTTTTGAAAGCGAGTTCGGCATCGACCTTTTCTTTTTCCAGTTCATTGCGCTTCAGCTTTTGTCGGATACCATAAAAACCAAACCCAAATACCAGGACTGATAATCCAAGTCCACCCCCTAAAAGCATTTTTTGAAGACGGCTTACTTTGGCTTCTTGCTCCAAGAGTACAATCTGCTGCTCTTTTTTTTCCGTTTCATAAATGGTTCGCAGTTCTTCAATTTGTTGTGACTTTGCCGTATTGAAAATGGAATCGTTAAGCCTTATGAATTGTTTTTGGTCTTCCAAGGCTTTCTGAAACTGCCCACTCTTTTCATAAGCAAGCGACCTTCCTTCATAACCATCCTTTAGTTCGGCCAAACTTTGTATGGAATCAGCCAATTGAATGGCTTTGGTGTGATTTTCTATGGCTTCAGCCGTCTGATTTTTCTCCAGAAACAAACTTCCCAATTCGTTGTAGGAACTCACATTGTTATTGGCCGTTGTCTTGCCCAATGCTATACTTTTGTTGAGGTAATCTTCCGCTACATCTAGATTCCCCTTTTTTCTGTTGGCCAATCCCAAATTGTGGTAGCAGATGGCTTCAAAACCTTTCCTGCCCGAAGAAATAGATATTTCCAGGCTTTTATTGAAATGTTCAATGCCTTTGTCGATGTCATCAAGACCAAGGTAAGCATAGCCGATTTCGGTATGGGTAATACATTGCCAAAGGGGATTTCCTTGTTCCTCAAAAATTTTAAGACCTTCCAGTAGTGGGGGTAGGGCGGCTTCATCGTTTCCTCGAAGGCTTTCTATTCTACCTACTCCAACCAGCATGTCGGCACGTTTTTCTAAGTATGGTTTCTCAAGGGAATCCAATCCACGGAGGCCATTCAACATGTATTTTATGCCAATTTCATAACTCGCTTTGTCCATGTATATAGTGGCGATTTCTCTATTGGTTTCCACAATGCGGATACCACTTTTCATGTTTTTGGCGGTTTCCATGACCTTTTCATACAATTCAAGTGACTTGGTAAAATTGCCCTGTAATTGTTCAATCTTAGCGAGTCCATTAAAGGTTTTAAACTTACCCTCATTGTTATCCAATTCTTCCCAAATGGATGCTGCACGTTCAAAATAGTAGTGGGCCGAATCAAAAGTGTAAATACGGCGGTAGTAATTGCCGTAATTAAAAAGGGCATCCCCTTCTCCTTTTTTGTAATTGAAGGTTTTGGAGAGTTGAAGCTGTTCCTTTACGTAGGGCAGTACATCTTCAGGTTTTCTAAGATGAAATACCCCATAGTAGAGTTGGTCAAGCGTTTCAATTTTTTCAATCCCGTCCGGTTGGTTTTCATAGACTTTGAAAAGGCTATCGAGTCGCTCCTCTTTTTGGGCTTGAAGGGCGAAGCAAAAGAAAAATAAGCAGATTAAAACAAAAAGCCGGGTCTTCATGGAGGCTGAATTACCACCTAAAAATAGACATTTTGCCCCAACTTTATGAAAAAGAGCGGTTTGAGTCGATGAAAGGGAATTGTAAGGTCTGTTAGAACAACTCCTTGAAATGTGACTTTACCTCAAATAGAGTGGCTTCCTTCATGGTGTCGAATCGAATATCGGCATGGCCCACACGTTCCTTTGGACCAATGCCCACACTATGAAAACCTCCTGCTTTGGCAGCATCGATACCTTTTTCGGCATCTTCAAAAACAATACAATTGGCTGGTGGGAGTTGTAATTTTTCCGAAGCATACAGGAAAATATCTGGAGCTGGTTTGCTTTTGGCCACACTGTTCCCATCGCCAATAACATCAAAATAGCCCGTTGCGTTGAGTTGCTGTAGCACTTTTTCTGCATTTTTGCTGGCACTTCCCAAGGCAACGCTGAATCCCTCACTTCTCAGGTGGGTCAACAGTTCGCGTGCTCCTGGCAAATAATCCTCCGGGGTGACCTTATCCAAACTGGCGACATACAAATCGTTCTTTTTGGTGGCCAATTCAACAATGGTACTTTCATCTAAAGAGACCTTATTGTGCTCCATAATTACCTTAATGGAATCCATACGGGAGATACCACGCAGTTTTTCATTGACTTCTCGGTCAAATTCCCAACCCATTTCATCGGCCAATGCCTTCCAAGCTTCGTAGTGTAGTTCGGCAGTGTCCGTAATTACGCCATCCAAATCGAAGATAAACCCCTTGATCATGGTTAAGTATTTAAGAACCGCAAAGAAATAACGAAATGTGTTAAGAAAAAAACTACATAAGGTTATATTCGCTGAAATGAAACCCATTCATTTTGTTAGCAAGTTATTCATCCCTTAGGGTATACAAGTAAAAAATGTTGCAAAAACCTAAGCAAAATAAGTTGTTTACAAAGTTGTCATAAATATCCCTTAAAAGATACTTTTTCAGAAAAACCAAATTGCTATTTTTGCCCATGCAGAACAACGTACTCATCCTGGATTTTGGTTCCCAGTACACTCAGTTGATCGCAAGGCGCGTTAGGGAACTCAACATTTACTCTGAAATAAAACCGTACAACAAGCTACCCGAAGACCTTTCGGAATATAAGGCTGTGATTCTTTCTGGCTCACCTTCTTCTGTGAGGGGAGACAATGCTCCGCATCCTGATTTATCGGAGATAAAGGGGAAAAAGCCACTGCTGGGGATTTGTTATGGGGCCCAATATCTCTCCCATTTCAATGGTGGCAGTGTAGCACCTTCCGCAACGCGTGAATATGGAAGGGCCAATCTATCTTTTGTGAAAGGTGGAGAGGAATTTTTAGAAGGATTGGGTGAAGGCAGCCAAGTTTGGATGAGCCATAGTGATACCATTAAAGAACTGCCCGAAGGAGGAATCCGGTTGGCCAGTACCCACGATGTGGAAAATGCGGCCTACAAAATTGAAGGTGAACCTACCTACGGCATCCAGTTTCATCCTGAGGTGTACCATACCACCGATGGAAAAAAACTGTTGGAAAACTTTTTGGTTAAAATAGCAGGTCTGAAACAAGACTGGACTCCAGATGCCTTTGTGGAGACCACTGTGGAGGAACTCAAAAAGCAGATTGGTGATGATAAAGTAATTTTGGGTCTCTCAGGGGGTGTGGATTCCAGCGTGGCGGCCATGTTGCTGCACAAGGCCATTGGAAAACACCTGCATTGCATTTTTGTGAACAATGGTCTGCTCCGCAAAAATGAGTTTGATAGTGTGCTCGACCAATACAAGCACATGGGGCTCAATGTGAAGGGTGTGGATGCTTCGGCACGTTTTTTGGATGCCTTAAAAGGTGAATCTGATCCAGAAAAGAAACGAAAAATTATTGGAGGCATTTTTATTGATGTTTTTGACGATGAGGCCCATAAAGTGGAAAATGCGAAATGGTTGGCCCAAGGCACCATTTATCCGGACAGGATTGAATCGGTTTCGGCCAGTGGAGGGCCATCGGCAGTGATTAAAAGCCACCATAATGTTGGTGGATTGCCAGATTACATGAAACTAAAAATTGTGGAACCCCTAAAAATGTTGTTCAAGGATGAAGTGCGAAGAGTAGGAGCCAGCATGGGAATGGAAGATTTTATTTTGGGGAGACACCCTTTTCCGGGACCTGGTTTGGGAATCCGTATCTTAGGAGATATTACCGCAGAAAAAGTGGCCATTTTACAAGAAGTGGATGCCATTTTTATTGATGGATTAAAAAAATGGGGACTTTATGACAAGGTCTGGCAGGCCGGAGCCATGCTTTTGCCCGTAGATAGTGTAGGGGTCATGGGAGATGAGCGCACGTATGAAAAGTGCGTGGCACTCCGTGCGGTTGAAAGTACGGATGGAATGACAGCAGATTGGGTAAATCTGCCGTATGAATTTCTACAAAAGACCTCCAATGATATAATAAATAAGGTCAAAGGCGTTAATAGAGTAGTGTATGACATTAGCTCAAAGCCACCAGCAACTATAGAATGGGAATGAAAAAATATTTTTTACAACTGGGTTTTGTGGTCTTTTTGTTGGCCTCAATCTCGGTTTCTGCACAGAACAAGTATGAAACACATGCTGTAAAGGAAGGGGAGACCCTTCAGAGTATTTCACAGCAGTATCGGGTTACACCGTATAGTATCCTTCAGGCCAATAAGGAAATCAAAAGTGCTGCGGATGTAAAGGAAAACACCATTTTGATCATTCCTTTGAGCGGTTCGGTTACGGTTGAAAAAGAAAAACCCAAAGAGGAAGTTCAGCAAGAACCAAAACCCATCGGATTTACAAGGCACCGAGTACGAAGAAAAGAAACGCTCTTTGGACTTACCCAAAAATATGAGATAAACGAAGAACAACTGAAACGTTACAACACGCAGTTGTATTCAGAACCGTTGAAAAAGGGAATGGTATTGCAGGTTCCAAAATATCCAGAGATAGACCCAAATGAGGAGCGAGAATTGGATTTTGAGACGTACATCGTTCAGCCCAAGGAAACCCGATGGAGCATTGCTCACAAGTACGGTATCACAGTGGACAGTCTTCTCGTGCTTAATCCAGATTTGAGCAAAACATCCAATTACCTGGCCGCAGGGCATGAATTAAAATTACCCAGACCCAAAGGCGATAGCCTTAAGGAACAAAAAGTTGAGATTTTCACTTCGTATACCGTACCACCTAAAATGACCTTGTACAGCTTGGGCAGGGAATATGGTATCCCTTCCGATTCCATTGTAAGGTTGAACCCTGAAATTATGGAACAGGGTGGTTTAAAAGAGGGCATGGTCATCCGTCTTCCTAAAAAACAGGATAAAGCGGGAGTTGTAAATACGGACAACTACATTTTTTACGAGGTTAAACCCAAACAAAATATCTTTAGGCTTACCCAAAATCTTAAAATGACCCGTGAAGAACTATTCCGATTGAACCCTGCGTTGGAGAATGGGCTCAAGGCAGGAATGGTACTTAAACTTCCAAAGGAAAAGGCTGAGGTGCTCGAAGTAAAGAATGCCTTGGTGTTGGATAAAATAAACTTGTTGGACAGCATAAATGTGGAGAATAGGCCCAAGGTGGTGTTCATGTTACCTTTTCGGTTAGATCGAGTTAATGTAAATGACAAGGAAAAAACCGAAAGCCAAATCAAGACCAGAAGGGATTTAACCCTTAGTCTTGGGTTTTATTCAGGAGCACTGGTGGCTTTGGATTCCATTAAAAAGTTGGGCGTTTCCGTTGATGTAAAGACCTATGATACGGAGTTGAGCCAGGCCAAGGTGAAGGAAATCCTTTTTAGGGAAAACTTGCAGGGCGTAAAGGCCATTATTGGTCCAGTGGCCTCTGGTGCCTTGAACGAGGTTGCGGTGCAAGCGGCATCAAAAAATATTCCTGTGATCGCTCCCATTTCTTCGGATAGTCAATTCGGCCATTCCAATGTGTTCTTTTCGGTGCCCCGGGAAGAAGTGCTTCGAGATAAAATGCTTTCCTATATGGAAAAAATCTATACGGATGAAAATGTGATCATTATAGCCGATTCTACCCATCAAGTGGCCCATGATTCCATTTTAAGTAAATTTCCTGCGGCTCAAATTGCAAAGGTCATCGATAATAAATCTCTCCATTTGGATGAATTTTTGATTCAACTTTCCGAAGACAAGGAAAATTGGGTGTTCTTGGAAACCGATCAACCCAATATGGTGGCAAGTGTTACTTCAATTTTGAATTCAGCCAACACCGCCAGCCTCACTTCTGAAAAAGAGACCCAAATCAACGTTCGCATGTTCACAACAAGTTATAATAATGCGTTTGAGGATGATGCTGTTTCCAGCACGCATCTATCCAACTTGCGTTTTACCTATCCTTCTTTGAATAGAGAGGCGGGGAATGACTCTTTTGTAAGGGCATATCAGAAAAAATTCAATGGATTAAAGCCTGATCGTTATGCGGTACGAGGGTTTGATGTGACCTTTGATGTCTTGTTGAAACTGGCCCACAAGAACAATCTATTTGAAACCTCCAAAATCATCGGCCTGACCGAATACACCGGAAACAGTTTTGATTACTTCAACAATTGGACCTCTGGCTATTTCAACAGGGCATGCTACATAATGGAGTATGATAATTTGGAAATTAAAGAAGTAAAATTGGATGACCTCAAAAGTAACCTATAACGGGAATTTGCGCACTACCTGTGTGCATATTCGATCAGGAAACGAGTACATTACCGATGCGCCCATCGACAATAATGGCAAGGGTGAGGCCTTTTCGCCTACCGATACCGTGGCCACGGGGCTGGCCAATTGTATGTTGACCACAATGGGCATAAAGGCTGGAAATTTGGAGGTGGACTTAAACGGCTCCACTGCCGAAGTGACCAAGCACATGGCCGCTGATCCAAGACGAATCGCCAAAATTGAGGTGAAGTTGGAACTTCCAAAAGAAGTTTCTGAAAAACACCGAAAGATTTTGGAGAATACGGCAAGAACCTGTCCTGTGGAGTACAGCTTGCATCCAGATATTGAAAGAGTAATCGATTTTCATTGGGTAAAATAATCGCCATAGGATGTTTTGTGTTTCTTGGTTTTTTGGGTGTTGCGCAGGAAATCGAGGAAGGTGTCCCATGGAATCCCAATATTCGGCTCACTTGGGCTGATTTTAAAGGAAAAGTGCCTCCCGCAGCAGAGCCGGCTGCCACAACAGCCAGTGGCATCAGCTATACCTATTCGGCAAATTTATTGCACCATGAAGTTCATTTGGATTATGAGGTTAACGCCTATTTCTATCCCAATGAATCTTGGTATAGACCTACCCTTTGTGATGAGAATACCTTGAGCCATGAGCAGCTTCATTTTGATATTTCGGAACTCTTCGCTCGAAAAATGCGGGACCGATTGGAACGCACTTCTTTTTCTGATGATGTAAAAGCTGAAATCCGAAAAATCTACAAAGAAATATTGCAAGAGCTCCAAGACTATCAAGATCAATACGATTGGGAGACCAATTTCTCGCGAAACCGGGAAAAGCAATTGGAGTGGAACCAAAAAATTGCAAAGGCACTGCAAGAAGGACAAGAGTAGCGAAGTCTT
Encoded here:
- a CDS encoding tetratricopeptide repeat protein; its protein translation is MKTRLFVLICLFFFCFALQAQKEERLDSLFKVYENQPDGIEKIETLDQLYYGVFHLRKPEDVLPYVKEQLQLSKTFNYKKGEGDALFNYGNYYRRIYTFDSAHYYFERAASIWEELDNNEGKFKTFNGLAKIEQLQGNFTKSLELYEKVMETAKNMKSGIRIVETNREIATIYMDKASYEIGIKYMLNGLRGLDSLEKPYLEKRADMLVGVGRIESLRGNDEAALPPLLEGLKIFEEQGNPLWQCITHTEIGYAYLGLDDIDKGIEHFNKSLEISISSGRKGFEAICYHNLGLANRKKGNLDVAEDYLNKSIALGKTTANNNVSSYNELGSLFLEKNQTAEAIENHTKAIQLADSIQSLAELKDGYEGRSLAYEKSGQFQKALEDQKQFIRLNDSIFNTAKSQQIEELRTIYETEKKEQQIVLLEQEAKVSRLQKMLLGGGLGLSVLVFGFGFYGIRQKLKRNELEKEKVDAELAFKKKELTTHALHLAKKNEVLEGLKQKAEELKQKEESKKGYQQLIRTINFDLQDDNNWENFSRYFEEVHKDFNSNVKAKYPQVTSNELRLLSLLKMNLSSKEIANILNISPEGIKKARYRLRKKLDITTEDSLQDLVLSL
- the pgmB gene encoding beta-phosphoglucomutase, translating into MIKGFIFDLDGVITDTAELHYEAWKALADEMGWEFDREVNEKLRGISRMDSIKVIMEHNKVSLDESTIVELATKKNDLYVASLDKVTPEDYLPGARELLTHLRSEGFSVALGSASKNAEKVLQQLNATGYFDVIGDGNSVAKSKPAPDIFLYASEKLQLPPANCIVFEDAEKGIDAAKAGGFHSVGIGPKERVGHADIRFDTMKEATLFEVKSHFKELF
- the guaA gene encoding glutamine-hydrolyzing GMP synthase, with protein sequence MQNNVLILDFGSQYTQLIARRVRELNIYSEIKPYNKLPEDLSEYKAVILSGSPSSVRGDNAPHPDLSEIKGKKPLLGICYGAQYLSHFNGGSVAPSATREYGRANLSFVKGGEEFLEGLGEGSQVWMSHSDTIKELPEGGIRLASTHDVENAAYKIEGEPTYGIQFHPEVYHTTDGKKLLENFLVKIAGLKQDWTPDAFVETTVEELKKQIGDDKVILGLSGGVDSSVAAMLLHKAIGKHLHCIFVNNGLLRKNEFDSVLDQYKHMGLNVKGVDASARFLDALKGESDPEKKRKIIGGIFIDVFDDEAHKVENAKWLAQGTIYPDRIESVSASGGPSAVIKSHHNVGGLPDYMKLKIVEPLKMLFKDEVRRVGASMGMEDFILGRHPFPGPGLGIRILGDITAEKVAILQEVDAIFIDGLKKWGLYDKVWQAGAMLLPVDSVGVMGDERTYEKCVALRAVESTDGMTADWVNLPYEFLQKTSNDIINKVKGVNRVVYDISSKPPATIEWE
- a CDS encoding LysM peptidoglycan-binding domain-containing protein; this translates as MKKYFLQLGFVVFLLASISVSAQNKYETHAVKEGETLQSISQQYRVTPYSILQANKEIKSAADVKENTILIIPLSGSVTVEKEKPKEEVQQEPKPIGFTRHRVRRKETLFGLTQKYEINEEQLKRYNTQLYSEPLKKGMVLQVPKYPEIDPNEERELDFETYIVQPKETRWSIAHKYGITVDSLLVLNPDLSKTSNYLAAGHELKLPRPKGDSLKEQKVEIFTSYTVPPKMTLYSLGREYGIPSDSIVRLNPEIMEQGGLKEGMVIRLPKKQDKAGVVNTDNYIFYEVKPKQNIFRLTQNLKMTREELFRLNPALENGLKAGMVLKLPKEKAEVLEVKNALVLDKINLLDSINVENRPKVVFMLPFRLDRVNVNDKEKTESQIKTRRDLTLSLGFYSGALVALDSIKKLGVSVDVKTYDTELSQAKVKEILFRENLQGVKAIIGPVASGALNEVAVQAASKNIPVIAPISSDSQFGHSNVFFSVPREEVLRDKMLSYMEKIYTDENVIIIADSTHQVAHDSILSKFPAAQIAKVIDNKSLHLDEFLIQLSEDKENWVFLETDQPNMVASVTSILNSANTASLTSEKETQINVRMFTTSYNNAFEDDAVSSTHLSNLRFTYPSLNREAGNDSFVRAYQKKFNGLKPDRYAVRGFDVTFDVLLKLAHKNNLFETSKIIGLTEYTGNSFDYFNNWTSGYFNRACYIMEYDNLEIKEVKLDDLKSNL
- a CDS encoding OsmC family protein, producing MTSKVTYNGNLRTTCVHIRSGNEYITDAPIDNNGKGEAFSPTDTVATGLANCMLTTMGIKAGNLEVDLNGSTAEVTKHMAADPRRIAKIEVKLELPKEVSEKHRKILENTARTCPVEYSLHPDIERVIDFHWVK
- a CDS encoding DUF922 domain-containing protein, which codes for MGKIIAIGCFVFLGFLGVAQEIEEGVPWNPNIRLTWADFKGKVPPAAEPAATTASGISYTYSANLLHHEVHLDYEVNAYFYPNESWYRPTLCDENTLSHEQLHFDISELFARKMRDRLERTSFSDDVKAEIRKIYKEILQELQDYQDQYDWETNFSRNREKQLEWNQKIAKALQEGQE